One genomic window of Pseudomonas aeruginosa includes the following:
- a CDS encoding SDR family NAD(P)-dependent oxidoreductase encodes MQPNLTRLFALDGRRALVTGASSGLGRHFAMTLAAAGAEVVVTARRQAPLQALVEAIEVAGGRAQAFALDVTCREDICRVLDAAGPLDVLVNNAGVSDSQPLLACDDQSWDRVLDTNLKGAWAVAQESARRMVAAGKGGSLINVTSILASRVAGAVGPYLAAKAGLAHLTRAMALELARHGIRVNALAPGYVMTDLNEAFLASEAGDKLRSRIPSRRFSVPADLDGALLLLASDAGRAMSGAEIVVDGGHLCSSL; translated from the coding sequence ATGCAGCCGAACCTGACCCGACTGTTCGCCCTCGACGGGCGCCGCGCCCTGGTGACCGGAGCCTCCAGCGGCCTGGGCCGCCACTTCGCCATGACCCTGGCCGCCGCAGGCGCCGAGGTGGTGGTGACTGCCAGGCGCCAGGCGCCGCTGCAGGCACTGGTGGAGGCCATCGAGGTGGCGGGAGGGCGGGCGCAGGCCTTTGCCCTCGATGTGACCTGCCGTGAGGATATCTGCCGGGTGCTCGATGCCGCCGGCCCGCTGGATGTGCTGGTCAACAATGCGGGGGTGAGCGACAGCCAGCCCTTGCTGGCCTGCGACGATCAAAGCTGGGACCGCGTGCTCGACACCAACCTCAAGGGCGCCTGGGCGGTGGCCCAGGAAAGCGCCAGGCGCATGGTCGCGGCGGGGAAGGGCGGCAGCCTGATCAATGTCACTTCGATCCTCGCCAGCCGTGTGGCCGGCGCCGTCGGCCCCTACCTGGCGGCCAAGGCCGGCCTGGCCCACCTGACCCGCGCCATGGCGCTGGAGTTGGCGCGCCATGGCATCCGGGTGAACGCCCTGGCGCCCGGCTACGTGATGACCGACCTGAACGAGGCCTTCCTGGCCAGCGAGGCCGGCGACAAGTTGCGCTCGCGTATCCCCAGCCGCCGCTTCAGCGTGCCGGCGGACCTGGACGGCGCCTTGCTGCTGCTCGCCAGCGATGCCGGGCGGGCCATGAGCGGCGCCGAGATCGTGGTCGATGGCGGCCACCTGTGCAGCAGCCTGTAA
- a CDS encoding acyl-CoA dehydrogenase family protein has protein sequence MNFTLPDELLALQAKTRDFIAEQVIPLENDPRQDSHGPSDALRQDLVARARAAGLLTPHASREMGGLALSHVAKAIVFEEAGYSPLGPVALNIHAPDEGNIHLMDMVATEAQKDRWLRPLVQGHARSCFAMTEPAPGSGSDPSMLRTTATRDGDDYLINGRKWLITGAEGADFGIVMARMEDGTATMFLTDMKRDGIIHERQLDSLDSCFTGGHGQLRFDNLRIPASDVLGEIGKGFRYAQVRLAPARLTHCMRWLGAARRAHDIACDYARTRDAFGKPLGEHQGVGFMLADNMMDLHVVRLAVWHCAWVLDQGRRANVDSSMAKVISAEALWRVVDRCVQVLGGRGVTGDTVVERIFRDIRPFRIYDGPSEVHRMSLAKKLLDQRLEAR, from the coding sequence ATGAACTTCACCCTCCCGGACGAACTGCTCGCCTTGCAGGCCAAGACCCGAGACTTCATCGCCGAACAGGTCATCCCGCTCGAGAACGACCCCCGCCAGGACAGCCACGGCCCCAGCGACGCCCTGCGCCAGGACCTGGTGGCCCGCGCCCGCGCGGCCGGCTTGCTGACGCCCCACGCCAGCCGCGAAATGGGTGGCCTGGCGCTGAGCCACGTGGCCAAGGCGATCGTCTTCGAAGAGGCCGGCTACTCGCCGCTGGGCCCGGTGGCGCTGAACATCCATGCCCCGGACGAAGGCAACATCCACCTGATGGACATGGTCGCCACCGAGGCGCAGAAAGACCGCTGGTTGCGCCCGCTGGTCCAGGGCCATGCCCGTTCCTGCTTCGCCATGACCGAGCCTGCGCCAGGCTCCGGCTCGGACCCCTCGATGCTGCGCACCACCGCCACCCGCGATGGCGACGACTACCTGATCAATGGCCGCAAGTGGCTGATCACCGGCGCAGAAGGCGCCGACTTCGGCATCGTCATGGCGCGCATGGAGGATGGTACGGCGACCATGTTCCTGACCGACATGAAACGCGACGGCATCATCCATGAGCGTCAGCTGGACTCGCTGGACAGCTGCTTCACCGGTGGCCACGGGCAGCTGCGTTTCGACAACCTGCGTATTCCGGCGAGCGATGTGCTCGGCGAGATCGGCAAGGGGTTCCGGTATGCCCAGGTGCGCCTGGCGCCGGCGCGGCTCACCCACTGCATGCGCTGGCTGGGCGCCGCGCGTCGCGCCCACGACATCGCCTGCGACTATGCGCGCACCCGCGACGCCTTCGGCAAGCCGCTGGGCGAGCACCAGGGTGTGGGCTTCATGCTGGCCGACAACATGATGGACCTGCACGTGGTGCGCCTGGCGGTGTGGCACTGTGCCTGGGTGCTCGACCAGGGCCGGCGGGCCAATGTCGACTCCAGCATGGCCAAGGTGATCAGCGCCGAGGCGTTGTGGCGGGTGGTCGATCGTTGCGTCCAGGTACTGGGCGGGCGCGGGGTGACCGGAGACACCGTGGTGGAGCGGATCTTCCGCGACATTCGCCCGTTCCGCATCTATGACGGCCCGAGCGAGGTGCACCGCATGAGCCTGGCGAAGAAACTGCTCGACCAGCGCCTGGAGGCCCGCTGA
- a CDS encoding DUF6285 domain-containing protein: MTQPDAHELLDIARSTLLEQLLPALPGELRYPALMIANAMAIAARESRLGALAEDQERTRLAALVDEAPAALPDLRRQLARAIRLGSHDAPQNHRTLVETLRQVTLARLAISNPKALP; encoded by the coding sequence ATGACCCAGCCCGATGCCCATGAACTGCTCGACATCGCTCGCTCGACGCTTCTGGAGCAACTGCTGCCAGCGCTGCCCGGCGAGCTGCGTTACCCGGCCCTGATGATCGCCAATGCCATGGCCATCGCAGCCCGCGAAAGCCGCCTGGGGGCTCTGGCCGAGGACCAGGAGCGGACACGTCTGGCCGCCTTGGTCGACGAGGCGCCCGCAGCCTTGCCCGACCTGCGCCGCCAACTGGCACGGGCCATTCGCCTGGGCAGCCATGACGCCCCGCAAAACCATAGAACCCTGGTCGAGACATTGCGCCAGGTCACCCTCGCCCGATTGGCCATCAGCAATCCCAAGGCCTTGCCCTGA
- a CDS encoding phosphotransferase family protein — protein MAPDDQPLVEFIREHAAAKRVVIQARQRLSGGAIQENWLLDLLIEGGPWAGARRWVLRSDALSALPASLDREQEFAVLQVVHQAGVKVPRPLWLCRDMRVHGRVFFLMEYVPGVAAGRLLSAGAGTQGRAQLAAQLGANLARLHQVRPPCAALDFLPMPTRSPALATIDAYRHYLNTLADAYPVLEWGLRWCELHAPRNSILCLLHRDYRTGNYLASEQGLEAVLDWEFTGWGDPCEDLGWFTARCWRFTRPDLEAGGIGQLEDFLGGYHEVSPLRIERSQLHYWQVMATLRWAVIALQQGQRHLSGEEPSIELALTARLLPELELDILHMTGAEAP, from the coding sequence GTGGCCCCGGACGACCAGCCACTGGTCGAGTTCATCCGCGAGCACGCCGCAGCGAAGCGGGTGGTCATCCAGGCACGCCAGCGCCTGAGCGGCGGCGCCATCCAGGAAAACTGGCTGCTGGACCTGCTGATCGAAGGCGGCCCCTGGGCTGGCGCCCGGCGTTGGGTGCTGCGCAGCGATGCGCTTTCCGCGCTACCCGCCAGCCTTGACCGAGAACAGGAGTTCGCGGTGCTGCAAGTGGTTCATCAGGCCGGTGTGAAAGTACCGCGCCCGCTGTGGCTGTGCCGCGATATGCGCGTGCATGGGCGGGTGTTCTTCCTGATGGAGTACGTGCCGGGTGTCGCCGCCGGTCGCTTGCTCAGCGCTGGCGCCGGCACCCAGGGCCGGGCGCAGCTGGCGGCGCAGCTTGGCGCCAACCTGGCGCGCCTGCATCAGGTTCGCCCGCCGTGCGCCGCGCTGGATTTCCTGCCGATGCCAACCCGCTCACCGGCCTTGGCGACCATCGACGCCTATCGCCACTACCTCAACACCCTCGCCGATGCCTATCCGGTGCTGGAGTGGGGCCTGCGCTGGTGCGAGCTGCACGCACCGCGCAACAGCATCCTGTGTCTGTTGCACCGTGACTACCGCACCGGCAACTACCTGGCCAGCGAACAGGGACTCGAAGCCGTACTCGACTGGGAGTTCACCGGCTGGGGCGACCCGTGCGAAGACCTCGGCTGGTTCACCGCCCGCTGCTGGCGCTTCACCCGCCCAGACCTCGAGGCCGGCGGTATCGGCCAACTGGAGGACTTCCTGGGGGGCTACCACGAGGTGTCTCCGCTGCGTATCGAGCGCAGCCAACTGCACTACTGGCAGGTCATGGCCACCCTGCGCTGGGCGGTGATCGCCCTGCAGCAAGGCCAGCGCCACCTGTCCGGCGAAGAGCCGTCCATTGAGCTGGCACTGACCGCACGACTGCTGCCGGAGCTTGAGCTCGACATCCTGCACATGACCGGAGCCGAAGCGCCATGA
- a CDS encoding sigma-54-dependent Fis family transcriptional regulator translates to MRPPLSQVVVLVSHLQRPRQRSRLASLVAGLAAGYPDVHIEVLDTSVSEALQTARDLEQRGKADVFVCAGATAAYLRRHLARPVLTMRVGGGDLLRALEQAREHSSHVALLSYNRIDRDLQAMRTLFTVQVHQVAYTTLEEARQAVLEVARLGCRSIIGSSTVVELAEQAGLHGVLSLSEDTARKALEEAMGVLDSQRLEIAKRRHLDAVLQHIPSGVAAVDNQGVVQSLNPALAQLLELPVSSALGRPLQQLCPELDLQQALEDGGGEENRVIRLGSHAVVSNLLPILENGERTGLVLTCQDITAVQRADQRIRSTRRPGAFTARYRLEQLNGASKANREMLQLAKRFAASHSTILITGESGTGKELLAQGIHNESPRRHGPFVAINCAAFPESLLESELFGYEEGAFSGSRKGGKPGLFEAAHRGTLFLDEIGDMPVSLQTRLLRVLQEREVLRLGGTEPISIDVRIIAATHKDLGAAMKDREFRTDLYYRLNILRLQTTPLRERPEDIPLICQGISQRLLVQGQPPGAAGITTLLLPYLVRHSWPGNVRELENVIERAMLSASEIFHEHGVDEHYLARVLPELFEGQPQPRSRKEPSRTKDLHAIGKTAQLRYIQETLDSCQGSLDEAARRLGISRTTLWRRLRSAR, encoded by the coding sequence ATGCGTCCTCCCCTTTCCCAGGTCGTCGTGCTGGTCAGTCACCTTCAACGACCTCGGCAGCGCAGTCGCCTCGCCAGCCTGGTGGCCGGCCTGGCGGCGGGCTACCCGGACGTCCATATCGAGGTGCTCGACACCTCGGTATCCGAAGCCCTGCAAACCGCCCGCGATCTCGAACAGCGCGGCAAGGCCGACGTGTTCGTCTGTGCTGGCGCCACTGCCGCCTACCTGCGTAGACACCTGGCACGTCCGGTTCTGACGATGCGCGTTGGCGGCGGAGACCTGTTGCGTGCGCTGGAGCAAGCCCGCGAACACTCCTCCCATGTCGCCCTGCTCAGCTACAACCGCATCGACCGGGACCTGCAAGCCATGCGAACGCTGTTCACGGTGCAGGTTCACCAGGTCGCCTACACCACCCTGGAAGAGGCTCGCCAGGCTGTCCTGGAGGTAGCCCGGCTGGGTTGCCGCAGCATCATCGGTTCGTCGACGGTGGTGGAGCTGGCGGAACAGGCAGGCCTGCACGGCGTGCTGTCGCTGAGCGAAGACACTGCGCGCAAGGCGCTCGAGGAAGCCATGGGAGTCCTCGACAGCCAGCGCCTGGAGATCGCCAAGCGGCGGCATCTGGACGCGGTGCTGCAACACATTCCAAGCGGTGTGGCAGCGGTCGACAACCAGGGTGTGGTGCAATCGCTCAACCCTGCCCTTGCCCAGTTGCTGGAGTTGCCGGTCAGCTCGGCTCTGGGTCGACCGTTACAGCAGCTATGCCCGGAGCTTGACCTGCAACAGGCGCTAGAGGATGGCGGTGGCGAGGAAAACCGGGTGATCCGGCTGGGCTCGCACGCCGTGGTCAGCAATCTCCTGCCGATCCTGGAGAATGGCGAGCGTACCGGCCTGGTGCTCACCTGCCAGGACATCACCGCCGTGCAGCGCGCGGATCAACGCATCCGCTCCACTCGCCGTCCAGGTGCCTTCACCGCGCGTTACCGGCTCGAACAACTCAACGGCGCGAGCAAGGCCAACCGTGAGATGTTGCAACTGGCCAAGCGCTTTGCCGCCAGCCATTCGACCATCCTGATCACTGGCGAAAGCGGCACCGGCAAGGAACTGCTCGCCCAAGGGATCCATAACGAGAGCCCTCGCCGGCACGGGCCTTTCGTCGCCATCAACTGCGCGGCGTTTCCCGAGTCGCTACTGGAAAGCGAACTGTTCGGCTACGAGGAAGGCGCCTTCAGCGGTTCGCGCAAAGGCGGCAAGCCCGGCCTGTTCGAGGCGGCTCACCGTGGCACGCTGTTCCTCGACGAGATCGGCGACATGCCTGTGTCGCTGCAGACTCGCCTCCTTCGTGTATTGCAGGAGCGAGAGGTCTTGCGCCTGGGCGGCACCGAGCCGATCTCCATCGACGTGCGCATCATCGCCGCCACCCACAAGGACCTGGGGGCCGCCATGAAGGATCGCGAGTTTCGCACCGACCTGTATTACCGGCTGAATATCCTGCGCTTGCAGACCACTCCCCTGCGCGAGCGGCCCGAGGACATTCCTCTGATTTGCCAGGGAATCAGCCAGCGCCTGCTGGTCCAGGGCCAGCCACCGGGTGCCGCAGGCATAACGACGCTCCTGCTACCCTACCTCGTCCGCCATTCCTGGCCCGGAAACGTCAGGGAACTGGAGAATGTCATCGAACGGGCGATGCTCTCCGCCAGCGAAATCTTCCATGAGCACGGCGTGGATGAGCATTACCTGGCTCGCGTGCTGCCCGAGCTATTCGAAGGCCAGCCTCAGCCCAGGTCCCGGAAAGAGCCATCGCGCACAAAGGATTTGCACGCCATCGGCAAAACCGCGCAGTTGCGCTACATACAGGAGACGCTGGACAGCTGCCAGGGCAGCCTTGACGAGGCTGCGCGTCGGCTCGGGATCAGCCGGACCACGCTGTGGCGGCGGCTTCGCTCGGCACGCTGA
- a CDS encoding transcriptional regulator, which translates to MATLVATLSLAAHADEPLPSVEQVMNEHKEKIRNQLETINYKRKRMVEANMALDGTEAETFWPIYSRYRGETDSLHKETFQLLLEYARAYGSGSITDAEASRMVDLYRGLQEKQLAVLHRYVQEVAEKMSPRRAMRFLQIEAQLDALEALQIGKQVPLIN; encoded by the coding sequence GTGGCCACCCTGGTCGCGACCCTTTCCCTTGCCGCTCATGCCGACGAACCCCTGCCATCGGTCGAGCAGGTGATGAACGAGCACAAGGAAAAGATCAGGAACCAGCTGGAAACCATCAACTACAAGCGCAAACGGATGGTCGAGGCAAACATGGCGCTGGACGGTACCGAAGCCGAGACGTTCTGGCCGATCTATTCACGCTACCGAGGCGAAACGGACAGCCTGCACAAGGAGACATTCCAGCTCCTGCTCGAATATGCCCGCGCCTATGGTTCCGGCAGCATTACCGACGCGGAAGCTTCGAGGATGGTCGACCTCTATCGGGGATTGCAGGAGAAACAGCTGGCCGTGCTGCACCGGTACGTGCAGGAAGTGGCCGAGAAGATGTCACCTCGGCGGGCCATGCGCTTCCTGCAGATCGAAGCGCAACTGGACGCGCTGGAGGCGTTGCAGATCGGCAAGCAGGTTCCGCTGATCAATTGA
- a CDS encoding PqiB family protein: protein MSDLPSPKKHKTSNWSAIWVLPLVALAIGAWLGWRAYDQAGVLIQVRFESSDGIQAKKTEVLYKGIAVGKVVALDVSEDIKGVVATIEMDKEARQYLSKGTRFWLVKPRVSLAGVTGLETLVSGVYIAVDPVKGEKEERNFTALKQPPPLSDRLPGLHLTLKADRLGSLEQGSPVFYRQIQVGQVKSFQLGDDQRTIEIKVHIEPAYADLVRKHTRFWNASGISISGGLSGFKVHSESLLTLVAGGIAFSTPENRTDSPPTDPSKPFRLYDDYDAAQAGLRVKLKMNDVSGIDPGRTPVMFNGVQVGLVKSIDMGKDYSSATADLAMDPRVEDMLLEGTEFWTVKPSISLAGITGLEALVKGNYIDVRFAKSGAPSREFTIRPKAPPLNTDAPGLHLVLTSDKLGSIDIGAPILYRQVRVGSVQSYQLSRDRQRVVVGVHIEPEYAHLVNTSTRFWNSSGITLTGNLSGVQVKSESLQTLITGGISFDTLDPKAPTVTKVRRFTLFDSEEAAMARGVEIQLSIDNADGLREGTPIRFKGLDIGKIESVELNPDLSGVLMKARLTSAGERVARSGTRFWVVRPALGLLRTENLGTLVSGPYIEALPSSTPSERQARFQTLAEAPNLLGRENGLRLTLSAPRKGSIKPGNLVTYRQIPVGKVVDLALGEQADRVLISILIEPSYVPLVRTGSRFWNASGFGVDASLFKGLSLRTESMEALMEGGIAFATPNNAQMGEPAKPGQTFALFDSANDEWLEWAPRIALRRGAR, encoded by the coding sequence ATGAGTGATTTGCCAAGCCCGAAGAAACACAAGACCTCGAACTGGTCGGCGATCTGGGTGCTGCCGCTGGTGGCCCTGGCTATCGGGGCCTGGCTGGGCTGGCGCGCCTACGACCAGGCAGGGGTGCTGATCCAGGTGCGCTTCGAGAGCAGCGATGGCATCCAGGCGAAGAAGACCGAGGTGCTGTACAAGGGCATCGCGGTCGGCAAGGTCGTCGCGCTGGATGTCAGCGAAGATATCAAGGGCGTGGTGGCCACCATCGAAATGGACAAGGAGGCGCGCCAGTACCTGAGCAAGGGTACTCGCTTCTGGCTGGTCAAGCCGCGGGTTTCCCTGGCTGGCGTCACCGGCCTGGAAACCCTGGTCTCCGGCGTCTACATCGCGGTCGATCCGGTGAAGGGCGAGAAGGAAGAACGCAACTTCACCGCGCTGAAGCAGCCGCCCCCCCTTTCCGACAGGCTGCCCGGCCTGCACCTGACCCTCAAGGCCGATCGCCTGGGCTCCCTGGAGCAGGGCAGCCCGGTGTTCTACCGGCAGATCCAGGTCGGCCAGGTGAAGAGCTTCCAGTTGGGCGATGACCAGAGGACCATCGAGATCAAGGTGCACATCGAGCCGGCCTACGCCGACCTGGTGCGCAAGCACACGCGATTCTGGAACGCCAGCGGCATCTCCATTTCCGGCGGCCTGTCCGGCTTCAAGGTGCACAGCGAGTCGCTGCTGACCCTGGTCGCCGGCGGTATCGCCTTCTCCACCCCGGAGAACCGCACCGACAGCCCGCCGACCGATCCGAGCAAGCCGTTCCGCCTGTACGACGACTACGACGCGGCCCAGGCCGGTCTGCGCGTGAAGCTGAAGATGAACGACGTCAGTGGTATCGATCCGGGCCGCACCCCGGTGATGTTCAACGGCGTGCAGGTCGGCCTGGTCAAGTCGATCGACATGGGCAAGGACTACAGCAGCGCCACTGCCGACCTGGCGATGGATCCGCGGGTCGAGGACATGCTGCTGGAAGGCACCGAATTCTGGACCGTCAAGCCAAGCATCTCCCTGGCCGGCATCACCGGCCTCGAGGCCTTGGTGAAAGGTAACTACATCGACGTGCGCTTCGCCAAGAGCGGCGCGCCGAGTCGCGAGTTCACCATCCGCCCGAAAGCGCCGCCGCTGAACACCGACGCGCCCGGCCTGCACCTGGTGCTGACCAGCGACAAGCTCGGCTCGATCGACATCGGCGCGCCGATCCTCTACCGCCAGGTCCGCGTCGGCAGCGTGCAGAGCTACCAGCTGTCGCGCGACCGCCAGCGAGTGGTGGTGGGTGTGCACATCGAGCCGGAGTACGCGCACCTGGTGAATACCTCGACGCGCTTCTGGAACTCCAGCGGGATCACCCTGACCGGCAACCTCAGCGGCGTGCAGGTGAAGAGCGAGTCGCTACAGACCCTGATCACCGGCGGGATTTCCTTCGACACCCTCGATCCGAAGGCGCCGACCGTGACCAAGGTGCGTCGCTTCACCCTCTTCGACAGCGAGGAGGCGGCGATGGCCCGTGGCGTGGAGATCCAGCTGAGCATCGACAATGCCGACGGCCTGCGCGAAGGCACGCCGATCCGCTTCAAGGGCCTGGACATCGGCAAGATCGAAAGCGTCGAGCTGAACCCGGACCTCTCCGGGGTACTGATGAAGGCCCGCCTGACTTCCGCCGGCGAGCGCGTCGCCCGCAGCGGAACCCGCTTCTGGGTGGTGCGTCCGGCGCTCGGCCTGCTGCGTACCGAGAACCTCGGAACCCTGGTCAGCGGCCCCTACATCGAGGCGCTGCCGTCGAGCACGCCGAGCGAGCGCCAGGCACGCTTCCAGACTCTCGCCGAAGCGCCCAACCTGCTGGGTCGGGAAAACGGCCTGCGGCTGACCCTCAGTGCGCCGCGCAAGGGCTCGATCAAGCCGGGCAACCTGGTGACCTACCGGCAGATCCCGGTGGGCAAGGTCGTCGACCTGGCCTTGGGCGAACAGGCCGACCGGGTGCTGATCAGCATCCTCATCGAACCGAGCTACGTACCGCTGGTGCGTACCGGCAGCCGTTTCTGGAATGCCAGCGGCTTCGGCGTCGACGCCAGCCTGTTCAAGGGTCTGTCGCTACGCACCGAGTCGATGGAGGCGCTGATGGAGGGCGGCATTGCCTTCGCCACCCCGAACAATGCGCAGATGGGCGAGCCCGCCAAGCCGGGGCAGACCTTCGCCCTGTTCGATTCGGCCAATGACGAATGGCTGGAGTGGGCGCCCAGGATCGCCCTGAGGCGCGGGGCCCGTTGA
- a CDS encoding paraquat-inducible protein A, protein MRAIDAGILVCGECHQLNRADGNEHPRCSRCGAKLHPRRPNSIARTWALLISAMILYVPANLLPIMTVNMLGKGSPATIMGGVVTLIQADMFPIALVVFVASIVVPTFKLVGIALLLYSVQRHQPMSARQRIMMYRFIEWVGRWSMLDIFVIAILVALVNFGNLASIEANLGAAAFASVVVLTMLAAVTFDPRLIWDNTNLDDENE, encoded by the coding sequence ATGCGTGCGATCGATGCCGGCATTCTGGTCTGCGGCGAGTGCCACCAGTTGAATCGCGCCGACGGGAACGAGCATCCGCGTTGCAGTCGCTGCGGCGCGAAGCTGCATCCTCGGCGGCCGAACAGCATTGCCCGTACCTGGGCGTTGCTGATCTCGGCGATGATTCTCTACGTTCCCGCCAACCTGTTGCCGATCATGACCGTCAACATGCTCGGCAAGGGCTCCCCGGCGACCATCATGGGCGGGGTCGTGACCCTGATCCAGGCCGACATGTTTCCCATCGCCCTGGTGGTGTTCGTCGCCAGTATCGTCGTCCCCACCTTCAAGCTGGTCGGCATCGCCCTGCTGCTCTATTCGGTGCAGCGGCACCAGCCGATGTCGGCCCGCCAGCGAATCATGATGTACCGCTTCATCGAATGGGTCGGGCGCTGGTCGATGCTCGATATCTTCGTCATCGCCATCCTCGTGGCGCTGGTCAATTTCGGCAACCTGGCGAGCATCGAGGCCAATCTCGGCGCCGCCGCCTTCGCCAGCGTGGTGGTGCTCACCATGCTCGCCGCCGTGACGTTCGACCCCCGGCTTATCTGGGACAACACCAATCTGGACGACGAGAATGAGTGA
- a CDS encoding aldehyde dehydrogenase (NADP(+)), with the protein MTAILGHNFIGGARSAAGTLFLQSLDAASGEALPYRFVQATPEEVDAAAEAAASAYPHYRQLPASRRAEFLDTIAAELDALDDDFVAIVCRETALPATRIQGERSRTSGQLRLFAEVLRRGDFHGARIDRARPERKPLPRVDLRQCRIGLGPVAVFGASNFPLAFSTAGGDTAAALAAGCPVVFKAHSGHMATAERVAAAILRAAERTGMPAGVFNMIYGGGVGERLVRHPAIQAVGFTGSLKGGRALCDMAAARAQPIPVFAEMSSINPVVLLPAALKKRGEAVADELSASVVLGCGQFCTNPGLVIGIRSAQFSAFLERFAARMDDQPAQTMLNAGTLASYEKGLAALHAHPRVRHLAGQPQEGRQARPQLFQADVSLLLEGDELLQEEVFGPASVVVEVADHAELKRALHGLHGQLTATLIAEAEDLASFADLVPLLEQKAGRLLLNGYPTGVEVCDAMVHGGPYPATSDARGTSVGTLAIDRFLRPVCYQNYPDAWLPEALKDGNPLGIARLVDGVGTRAAID; encoded by the coding sequence ATGACAGCCATCCTCGGACACAACTTCATCGGCGGCGCCCGCAGCGCGGCCGGCACGCTCTTCCTGCAAAGCCTCGACGCCGCCAGCGGTGAGGCGCTGCCGTACCGCTTCGTGCAAGCCACCCCGGAAGAAGTGGACGCCGCCGCCGAAGCCGCCGCCAGCGCCTACCCGCACTACCGGCAACTGCCGGCCAGCCGCCGCGCGGAATTCCTCGATACCATCGCCGCCGAACTCGACGCGCTGGACGACGATTTCGTCGCCATCGTCTGCCGTGAAACCGCGCTACCGGCCACGCGCATCCAGGGCGAACGCAGCCGCACCAGCGGCCAGCTGCGCCTGTTCGCCGAAGTCCTGCGGCGCGGCGACTTCCATGGCGCGCGCATCGACCGCGCCCGGCCCGAACGCAAGCCGCTGCCACGCGTCGACCTGCGCCAGTGCCGGATCGGCCTCGGCCCGGTGGCGGTGTTCGGCGCGAGCAACTTCCCCCTGGCGTTCTCCACCGCCGGCGGCGATACCGCCGCGGCCCTGGCCGCCGGCTGCCCGGTGGTGTTCAAGGCGCACAGCGGACACATGGCCACCGCCGAACGGGTCGCCGCGGCGATCCTCCGCGCGGCCGAGCGCACCGGCATGCCGGCGGGCGTGTTCAACATGATCTACGGCGGCGGAGTAGGGGAGCGGCTGGTACGCCACCCCGCGATCCAGGCGGTCGGCTTCACCGGTTCGCTGAAGGGCGGCCGCGCCCTCTGCGACATGGCGGCCGCCCGGGCGCAGCCGATCCCGGTGTTCGCCGAGATGAGCAGCATCAACCCGGTGGTGCTGCTGCCGGCGGCGCTGAAGAAGCGCGGCGAGGCCGTGGCCGACGAACTGAGTGCCTCGGTGGTGCTCGGCTGCGGCCAGTTCTGTACCAATCCCGGGCTGGTCATCGGCATCCGCTCTGCGCAATTCTCGGCGTTCCTCGAACGCTTCGCCGCCCGCATGGACGACCAGCCGGCGCAGACCATGCTCAACGCCGGCACGCTGGCCAGCTATGAAAAAGGCCTGGCGGCGCTGCACGCCCACCCGCGCGTCCGCCATCTCGCCGGGCAACCGCAGGAGGGCCGCCAGGCCCGGCCGCAACTGTTCCAGGCGGACGTCAGCCTGCTGCTGGAGGGCGACGAGTTGCTGCAGGAAGAAGTCTTCGGCCCGGCCAGCGTGGTCGTCGAGGTCGCCGACCACGCCGAACTGAAGCGCGCGCTGCATGGGCTGCACGGGCAGCTCACCGCGACCCTGATCGCCGAAGCGGAAGACCTGGCGTCCTTCGCCGACCTGGTACCGCTCCTGGAACAGAAGGCAGGACGCCTGCTGCTCAACGGCTACCCGACCGGCGTGGAAGTCTGCGACGCGATGGTCCACGGCGGCCCGTACCCGGCCACTTCGGACGCCCGCGGCACCTCGGTGGGCACCCTGGCCATCGACCGTTTCCTGCGCCCGGTGTGCTACCAGAACTACCCGGACGCGTGGCTGCCGGAAGCGCTGAAGGATGGCAACCCATTGGGGATTGCGCGGTTGGTGGACGGGGTTGGGACGCGGGCGGCGATTGACTGA